The Apium graveolens cultivar Ventura chromosome 11, ASM990537v1, whole genome shotgun sequence genome has a window encoding:
- the LOC141697520 gene encoding la-related protein 1C-like, which produces MAGDLSSSENWTISEDNVSVGVTKSPWIKPVNGVAEAAAAPVMSDSWPTITESTRYPVKPSSDSSLKPPDASLSVSKEPVKSNANHKANTNGTPNSSHHNAHPHPVRQRPSKRGGGSGQSAFSRPPPPSPTPPPFPIPFGLLPPMMDIQVREPLFKGNTWENRPAGGAGSQSNSENDHSSQRHSSRRGNYGSRPRGDGMHYNGHGGRRDQDRNWNAPRNLTARDVHMHQIAPPPPPPPRFMRPGLPGSTPFIPLPHVYGNPMPFEFVRPFLYGPPLPPESLRSVPLIPPQVPPPMVFPRVDPNLPSLLVNQIDYYFSDDNLVKDHFLRSKMDDQGWVNISVIANFRRVLSLTSDVQLILNALGASTVVEVQGDKIRRRDNWKKWLPPFRQVGPDLALPTSSESVGKLETSIQNISLDEANASKFSTMETGDAHSEMDPVKISCEATSESKVVNGVDAAGEV; this is translated from the exons ATGGCCGGCGATTTATCATCCAGCGAAAATTGGACAATCTCGGAGGACAATGTAAGTGTTGGTGTGACAAAGTCGCCTTGGATCAAACCTGTAAATGGCGTCGCTGAAGCTGCTGCTGCTCCTGTTATGAGTGATTCTTGGCCTACGATTACCGAGTCCACTCGCTATCCTGTTAAGCCTTCCTCTGATTCTTCTTTAAAGCCACCGGATGCCTCGCTTTCTGTTTCTAAG GAACCTGTAAAATCAAATGCAAATCACAAAGCCAACACCAATGGGACCCCAAATTCTTCTCATCACAATGCACATCCACATCCTGTTCGACAAAGGCCAAGCAAGCGAGGTGGTGGATCAGGCCAGAGTGCCTTCAGTCGACCACCACCGCCATCTCCTACACCACCTCCTTTTCCAATACCTTTTGGTTTGCTACCACCAATGATGGATATACAAGTTAGAGAGCCTCTATTTAAGGGAAATACCTGGGAAAACAGACCAGCTGGAGGGGCTGGGTCTCAGTCAAACAGTGAAAATGACCACTCATCACAACGGCATTCCTCTAGGAGAGGAAACTATGGGTCTCGTCCTCGTGGAGATGGAATGCACTATAATGGTCATGGAGGCAGGCGTGATCAAGACCGTAATTGGAATGCTCCCCGGAATTTGACTGCAAGAGATGTTCATATGCATCAGATAGCACCTCCTCCACCTCCTCCTCCGAGGTTTATGAGACCAGGACTCCCGGGCTCTACGCCATTCATTCCCCTTCCACATGTATATGGGAATCCCATGCCTTTTG AATTTGTTCGTCCCTTTCTGTACGGTCCTCCATTGCCACCAGAGTCGTTAAGGAGTGTCCCGTTAATTCCTCCACAAGTTCCCCCGCCTATGGTGTTCCCTCGTGTTGACCCTAATCTACCTTCTTTGTTAGTCAATCAGATTGACTATTATTTCAG TGATGATAATCTGGTGAAAGACCACTTCTTAAGGTCAAAAATGGACGACCAAGGATGGGTGAATATAAGTGTAATAGCGAACTTTCGCCGG GTACTGAGTTTGACAAGTGATGTACAGCTGATCTTGAATGCATTAGGAGCGTCAACAGTTGTGGAAGTACAG GGCGACAAGATTAGAAGGCGTGACAACTGGAAGAAATGGCTACCCCCATTCAGACAGGTTGGCCCAGACTTGGCATTACCAACTTCAAGTGAATCAGTCGGTAAGCTGGAAACTTCCATACAGAATATCTCATTAGATGAAGCCAATGCTAGCAAATTTAGTACTATGGAAACTGGGGATGCTCACTCGGAGATGGATCCTGTCAAAATATCTTGTGAAGCAACGAGTGAGTCAAAAGTAGTTAATGGGGTGGATGCTGCTGGAGAAGTGTAA